A single region of the Halopiger xanaduensis SH-6 genome encodes:
- a CDS encoding Single-stranded DNA binding protein, whose product MELDDHAEDLASDLGVDKEEVKSDLQNLVEYSVPVDEAKQSLRRKYGDGSSAGGATPESKDVADISPDDGNVTVTGVVLTAGKRSIRYQGDDHVIVEGRLADDTGVIDYTAWEDFGLSPGDTITAGNAGVREWDGEPELNLGESTSLSFQEESPDVPYEIGGDAQLADLRTGDRAVTIEVTVVECERRTIDGRDGETEILSGVFGDESGRLPFTNWDPAPEIEEGNAVRIENAYVQEFRGVPEVNVSEFSTVADLEREIDVGADTTTMDVGEAVRTGGIYDVEVVGNVIAVRDGSGLIQRCPECYRVIQKGQCRTHGDVDGVDDLRVKAIVDDGTGTLTAILDDELTEDVYGGTLDDALEQAREAMDQEVVADRIRERIVGREYRVRGHLSVDEYGANLDAETFEESDDDPEARATAFLEDAEVQA is encoded by the coding sequence ATGGAACTCGATGATCATGCCGAGGATCTCGCCTCCGACCTCGGCGTCGACAAAGAGGAGGTCAAATCCGACCTGCAGAACTTGGTGGAGTACAGCGTTCCGGTCGACGAAGCCAAACAGAGCCTTCGCCGGAAGTACGGCGACGGCTCGAGCGCCGGCGGCGCGACGCCCGAGTCGAAGGACGTCGCCGACATTTCCCCAGACGACGGCAACGTCACCGTAACGGGGGTCGTCCTCACGGCGGGCAAGCGATCGATCCGCTACCAGGGCGACGACCACGTCATCGTCGAGGGACGGCTCGCCGACGACACCGGCGTCATCGACTACACCGCCTGGGAGGACTTCGGCCTCTCGCCGGGCGACACGATCACCGCCGGCAACGCCGGCGTCCGCGAGTGGGACGGCGAACCCGAACTCAACCTCGGGGAAAGCACCTCGCTTTCCTTCCAGGAGGAATCGCCGGACGTCCCCTACGAGATCGGCGGCGACGCGCAACTCGCCGACCTCCGGACGGGCGACCGCGCCGTCACCATCGAGGTGACGGTCGTGGAGTGCGAGCGCCGCACCATCGACGGCCGCGACGGCGAGACGGAGATTCTGAGCGGCGTCTTCGGCGACGAGAGCGGCCGCCTGCCGTTCACGAACTGGGATCCCGCGCCCGAGATCGAGGAAGGGAATGCGGTCCGGATCGAGAACGCCTACGTCCAGGAGTTCCGCGGCGTCCCCGAAGTTAACGTCTCGGAGTTCTCGACGGTCGCGGACCTCGAGCGCGAGATCGACGTCGGGGCCGATACGACGACGATGGACGTCGGCGAGGCCGTCAGGACGGGCGGCATCTACGACGTCGAGGTCGTCGGCAACGTCATCGCGGTCCGCGATGGATCTGGACTTATCCAGCGCTGTCCGGAGTGCTACCGCGTCATCCAGAAGGGCCAGTGCCGGACCCACGGCGACGTGGACGGCGTCGACGACCTCCGCGTGAAGGCGATCGTCGACGACGGCACCGGGACGCTCACGGCCATCCTCGACGACGAACTCACCGAGGACGTCTACGGCGGGACGCTTGACGACGCGCTCGAGCAGGCCCGCGAGGCGATGGATCAAGAGGTCGTCGCCGACCGGATCCGCGAGCGCATCGTCGGCCGCGAGTACCGCGTGCGCGGACACCTCTCGGTCGACGAGTACGGCGCCAATCTCGACGCCGAGACGTTCGAGGAGAGCGACGACGATCCGGAGGCGCGTGCGACCGCCTTCCTCGAGGACGCGGAGGTGCAAGCATGA
- a CDS encoding metallophosphoesterase, with protein MEPGPPTPRVEPIPGEPAATATVGGDRVLLVADYHAGYEAGLRSERGVDVPSRAPDRRERLCTLLERTAADRLVVCGDLMHSIGDPGGAERGELEVLLESVPPTVDVTVVKGNHDGQLETWFGNDDSDAGGGAIGEPGQPDLASVTIVPGDGIDIDGVGVCHGHTWPAPAVLECDVVCLGHEHPCVRLEDEVGGSRAERAWLRGRVDPAPFREYGGYADAEISWLESPDVAPPRLVVVPAFNDLVGGTWVNVPNQSFLSPFLPDGLAEGEAYLLDGTRLGPYRNV; from the coding sequence ATGGAACCGGGACCGCCGACCCCCCGCGTCGAGCCCATCCCCGGCGAACCCGCCGCGACCGCGACGGTCGGCGGCGACCGCGTGCTTCTCGTCGCCGACTACCACGCCGGCTACGAGGCCGGCCTGCGCTCCGAGCGCGGCGTCGACGTCCCCAGCCGCGCGCCCGACCGCCGCGAGCGACTGTGTACCCTCCTCGAGCGAACCGCCGCGGACCGGTTGGTCGTGTGCGGCGATCTGATGCACTCGATCGGCGACCCCGGCGGCGCCGAGCGCGGCGAGCTCGAGGTGTTGCTCGAGTCCGTGCCGCCGACGGTCGACGTGACGGTGGTGAAGGGAAACCACGACGGGCAGCTCGAGACGTGGTTCGGGAACGACGATAGCGACGCCGGTGGTGGTGCCATCGGCGAACCGGGACAACCGGACCTCGCCAGCGTCACTATCGTCCCCGGCGACGGCATCGACATAGACGGCGTCGGCGTCTGCCACGGCCACACGTGGCCCGCGCCCGCGGTCCTCGAGTGCGACGTCGTCTGTCTCGGCCACGAACACCCCTGCGTCCGCCTCGAGGACGAGGTCGGCGGAAGCCGCGCCGAGCGGGCGTGGCTCCGCGGCCGGGTCGATCCGGCGCCGTTTCGCGAGTACGGCGGCTACGCAGACGCGGAAATCTCGTGGCTCGAGTCGCCGGACGTCGCGCCGCCGCGGCTGGTCGTCGTGCCCGCGTTCAACGATCTGGTCGGCGGGACGTGGGTGAACGTCCCGAACCAGTCGTTCCTCTCGCCGTTCCTGCCCGACGGGCTAGCCGAGGGCGAGGCGTACCTGCTCGACGGGACGCGGCTCGGGCCGTACCGGAACGTCTAA
- a CDS encoding molybdopterin-dependent oxidoreductase has protein sequence MADGDLRVPSLSSSIRLVGEETTTVDGDSLASLPLQERECEIVCATGDRYTETWYGVPVLELLERASVPPETTHLLVVSGDGYRACVAVETALEGLLALGKNGRPLADASDYETRFVAVGADGPRTVKDVGRIEAMTLEPGEDPEAYELGVESAPESESEPVSTPTAEAPSPDDAA, from the coding sequence ATGGCCGACGGTGACCTCCGCGTTCCGTCCCTCTCGTCGTCGATTCGACTCGTCGGCGAGGAGACGACGACCGTCGACGGCGATTCGCTCGCTTCCCTCCCGCTGCAGGAGCGCGAGTGCGAAATCGTCTGTGCGACCGGCGACCGATACACCGAAACGTGGTACGGCGTGCCGGTACTCGAACTCCTTGAGCGGGCGTCGGTGCCGCCCGAGACGACTCATCTGCTCGTCGTCTCCGGCGACGGCTACCGCGCCTGCGTCGCCGTCGAAACGGCGCTCGAGGGGCTACTTGCGCTGGGCAAGAACGGCCGGCCGCTCGCTGATGCGAGCGACTACGAGACGCGGTTCGTCGCGGTCGGCGCAGACGGGCCACGGACCGTAAAGGACGTCGGGCGAATCGAGGCGATGACGCTCGAGCCTGGAGAGGATCCGGAGGCGTACGAACTCGGCGTCGAATCAGCGCCCGAGTCTGAGTCGGAGCCGGTATCCACACCGACAGCCGAAGCCCCGTCGCCGGACGACGCTGCGTGA